In Tenacibaculum pacificus, a single window of DNA contains:
- a CDS encoding PASTA domain-containing protein → MSNFSDKLKNLFQFIKSKTFFIQIGIAIVSLFVIVFVLQWWLGVTTNHDQKIQVPNLHKMSLAEVEKKLDELNLDFIIIDSASYNPEYPKRSVIEQNPAVNDFVKEKRKIYLTLNPSRYRDIEVPNLNGRTKRQATTHLKSQGFIVSKEITLVNDIGKDVVRGLKYNGEKITPGTKLPKKTTISLILGDGNGN, encoded by the coding sequence ATGAGTAATTTTTCTGATAAACTAAAAAATTTATTTCAATTTATAAAAAGTAAAACATTTTTTATACAAATAGGAATAGCGATAGTTTCGTTGTTTGTTATCGTTTTTGTATTGCAGTGGTGGTTAGGTGTTACAACCAATCATGATCAAAAAATACAAGTACCGAATTTGCATAAAATGTCATTAGCTGAAGTTGAAAAAAAATTAGACGAACTTAATTTGGATTTTATCATTATTGATAGCGCTAGTTATAATCCTGAGTATCCGAAGAGGTCAGTTATAGAGCAAAATCCGGCAGTAAACGATTTTGTAAAAGAAAAACGTAAAATTTATTTGACTTTAAATCCGTCTAGATATAGAGATATTGAAGTGCCAAATTTAAATGGTCGTACTAAAAGACAAGCAACTACACACTTAAAGTCGCAAGGGTTTATTGTAAGTAAAGAAATAACACTGGTAAATGATATTGGAAAAGATGTTGTTAGAGGGTTAAAATATAACGGTGAGAAAATTACACCAGGAACAAAATTGCCAAAAAAAACAACTATTAGCCTGATTTTAGGTGATGGTAATGGTAACTAA
- a CDS encoding D-alanine--D-alanine ligase, which produces MKKNIAIIMGGYSSEVAISLKSGTVVYTHLDKEKYTPYKIHILKNKWVLVDEKNEEHLINKHDFSADVNGKKIMFDCIFNAIHGAPGENGTILAYFDLIGLKHTSAPFYQMALTFNKRDTLSVVKQYGIAAATSVYLNKGDTTNVDKIIDKVGLPCFVKPNNAGSSFGISKVHTKEALIPALDVAYKEDSEILIESFLDGTEVSVGVIQYKGEIKVLPITEIVSENDFFDYEAKYEGKSQEITPARLSESQEKKVTEIAKRIYQILNMRGFSRSEYIFVNDEPHFLEMNTVPGLTEESILPQQASCAGISLSKLFGNAIETALNN; this is translated from the coding sequence GTGAAAAAAAATATAGCTATTATTATGGGTGGATATTCTTCTGAAGTAGCAATATCCTTAAAAAGCGGAACAGTAGTTTACACGCATCTTGACAAAGAAAAATATACTCCATATAAAATTCATATCTTAAAAAATAAATGGGTTTTAGTTGATGAAAAAAATGAAGAACACCTTATAAATAAACATGATTTTTCTGCGGATGTAAATGGAAAAAAAATAATGTTCGATTGTATTTTTAATGCAATTCATGGCGCACCAGGTGAAAACGGAACTATTTTAGCTTATTTCGATTTAATAGGATTAAAACATACCTCAGCTCCTTTTTATCAAATGGCATTAACATTTAATAAACGTGATACTTTAAGTGTTGTAAAACAATATGGAATTGCTGCGGCAACTTCAGTATATTTAAACAAAGGCGATACTACTAATGTTGATAAAATTATTGACAAAGTTGGCTTACCATGTTTTGTAAAGCCAAATAATGCGGGTTCTAGCTTCGGAATTTCAAAAGTACACACTAAAGAAGCATTAATTCCTGCTTTAGATGTTGCATATAAAGAGGATTCTGAAATATTAATTGAAAGTTTTTTAGATGGAACAGAAGTTTCTGTTGGAGTAATTCAATATAAAGGAGAAATAAAAGTTTTACCAATTACAGAAATTGTTTCAGAAAATGATTTTTTTGATTATGAAGCTAAATACGAAGGAAAATCACAAGAAATTACACCTGCTCGTCTTTCTGAATCACAAGAAAAAAAGGTTACAGAAATAGCTAAACGAATATATCAAATTTTAAATATGCGTGGTTTTTCTCGTTCAGAATATATTTTTGTAAACGACGAGCCTCATTTTTTAGAAATGAACACCGTTCCAGGATTAACTGAAGAAAGTATTTTACCACAACAAGCAAGTTGTGCAGGTATTAGTTTATCTAAATTATTTGGAAACGCCATTGAAACAGCATTAAATAATTAA
- the coaD gene encoding pantetheine-phosphate adenylyltransferase — MKKAIFPGSFDPITLGHVDIIDRGVTLFDELVIAIGVNADKKYMFSLEERKRFIEETFKHQPKIKVVIYSGLTVKFCQEENAEFILRGLRNPADFEFEKAIAHTNRKLSEIETVFLLTSSGKSYISSSIVRDVIRNDGDYTGLVPDAVRV; from the coding sequence ATGAAAAAAGCAATTTTCCCAGGATCTTTTGATCCTATCACCTTAGGGCATGTAGATATTATTGATCGTGGCGTTACTTTATTTGATGAATTAGTTATCGCAATTGGTGTTAATGCTGATAAAAAATATATGTTTTCATTAGAAGAACGTAAGCGTTTTATTGAAGAAACGTTTAAACATCAACCTAAAATAAAAGTCGTTATATATAGTGGATTAACTGTGAAATTTTGTCAAGAAGAAAATGCTGAATTTATTTTAAGAGGTTTACGAAATCCAGCCGATTTTGAATTTGAAAAAGCTATTGCACATACCAATAGAAAACTTTCAGAAATAGAAACTGTATTTTTACTAACATCCTCTGGAAAAAGTTATATTTCATCATCTATTGTTCGTGATGTAATTCGAAATGATGGTGATTATACAGGTTTAGTTCCTGATGCAGTAAGAGTTTAA
- a CDS encoding HYC_CC_PP family protein, with protein sequence MKKVSHKIMSVLMALVVLFATMSFTIDMHFCGDTLIDTAVFHKVKSCGMKMQKPATKGCTITKKNCCNDTQIAVDAQNELQITVDSISFEQQVFISSFVYSYSLLFKTVNNNVPFYKAYKPLLVIKQLYKIDETYLI encoded by the coding sequence ATGAAAAAAGTATCTCATAAAATAATGTCTGTATTAATGGCTTTAGTAGTGTTGTTCGCTACTATGTCGTTTACTATTGATATGCACTTTTGTGGCGATACTTTAATAGATACAGCAGTATTTCACAAAGTAAAATCATGTGGAATGAAAATGCAAAAACCAGCAACTAAAGGATGTACTATAACAAAGAAAAATTGTTGTAACGATACACAGATTGCTGTTGATGCACAAAATGAATTACAAATTACAGTTGATTCAATTTCTTTTGAACAACAAGTATTTATATCATCATTTGTTTACAGTTATAGTCTTCTTTTTAAAACTGTAAATAATAACGTACCTTTTTATAAGGCATATAAACCGCTACTCGTCATAAAGCAACTCTACAAGATTGACGAAACTTATTTAATTTAA